The DNA window AAAATATAACGTGTTAGCCTGTAACGTAATGAACGCGAATCTACCGCGAGTCGGCCGCCCGCGTGACCCGGCCAAGGATCACGCCGTCCTCGTCGCCGCGCGGAAACTGCTCGGCGAGGTGGGCTACCAGCAGACGACCATCAGTGCCATCGCGCGGCGCGCCGCGGTCAGCGCACCCGCCATCTATCGACGGTGGCCGTCGCGGGAGGCGCTGCTCGAGGAGGCGGTGCACGGCTCGGGGGGACGCGACTTCCCGGAACCTACCGACGACCTCCGCGCGGATCTGCTCACGTGGACGCGGATCTTCCTGGCGCGTGCGGCGAGTCCGGCGGCCCGGGCCGGGATCCCGGGACTGCTGGCCGACGCCACCACCGAGGAGGATCGGCAACGGCTGCTGGCCCTGCAGGACCCGGTCCGGTCCGCGTTCGCCGAGCGGTTGGAGATCGCCGTGCGCGGTGGCGAGATACCCGGTCCGGCGGATGCCGCGACGCTGTTCGAGATCTTGACGGGCGCCACGTCCATCCGCGGCCTGACGCAGGGCAACCTCGACGCCGAGGAGTTCGTGGCGGCGCTGGGGGGAGCGCTGTACACGCTGGCGTGTCACGGCGCCGACACGGCGGCTACAACGAAAGGGGACCGATCGTGAAGGTGGACGTCCAACTGGACGGACGGCCGGAGAACGCGGCGCAGCGGGCCCGCGAGCTGGCCGCGCTCGGCGTCGACGGGCTGTTCACGTTCGAGGGGCCGCACGACGTGTTCCTGCCCCTCGTCGCCGCGGCCGCTGCGACCGACGTC is part of the Rhodococcus sp. SGAir0479 genome and encodes:
- a CDS encoding TetR/AcrR family transcriptional regulator, translating into MNANLPRVGRPRDPAKDHAVLVAARKLLGEVGYQQTTISAIARRAAVSAPAIYRRWPSREALLEEAVHGSGGRDFPEPTDDLRADLLTWTRIFLARAASPAARAGIPGLLADATTEEDRQRLLALQDPVRSAFAERLEIAVRGGEIPGPADAATLFEILTGATSIRGLTQGNLDAEEFVAALGGALYTLACHGADTAATTKGDRS